The DNA sequence CTGAGTTTCCTCAAGATCAATTTCGATGGTTGCGTCCTGCAGGGCGGCGTGAGGGTTGGTGCGGGCTTTGTGGTGAGGAGCCCAGACTCTAAAGTGATTGCTGTCGAGGGTTGCCAGCTGTTTGACACCTCGGTGCCCGAGGCTGAGTTAAGAGCGGCTTGGTCTGGACTGTGTTATGTGCGGCATGCTTTGCATGCTAGGATGGTCCTCTTGGAGGGTGATTCTGCGACGATCATTGGGTGAATCCGACGGGCGTCGAGGGGGAGGGGATCAGTGATTACCATCCATTGCTGAGAGATATTTGGGCTATAGCTCGAGAGGGGCTAGTCATTTAGGTTAAGCATGTCTTCCGAGAGACCAATGAGGCTGCAAACTTGATGGATTCTTTTGCGGCCCACTACTCGGAGTACACCTATGGATGGGTGAGGTGGAGTTGCCTAGTGCTCTTCgagatattttgttttttgattttcttggctGTATCCATACACGTTTGGTATGATACTtccattttagcaaaaaaaacaaaaaaaaaagaagaagaagagagagaaaagaaagaaagaaagaaaaaaaaaaaagaccgggCTACCGGGAAGAGAAACGGAATTACCTTGGCATCCGTCTTCTAGATAAGGGTTGCGTTCAAATCCTTCCGAGCAATTGCAGCGGTATCCCCCTCCGTTGGTGGAGTTCACGCAGTAGCTGTTCTTGGCCTTGCACGCAAAACTCGTCTGGTCATTGCGAGCTTCCTCGCAGCTCTTGTCCCGTACGGCCCAGGACAGCGTCACCGGGATCTTTTCCGTGCTGGCAAGACGAGAGAAGCTGTCGACGCTAAAGTTTAGCCGTCTCTCATCAGCCAAGAAACCGTAGCTGCAAGGATTGAAATCCCAACACTTGGTGTGGTTTTGGTAGCTGTCGACGTGGACCTTGAAGGACCTGAGTTTCTTTGGAATAACTGTTTCGCAGCAGCCGATGCCGTTGCAGGTCCCATTAGTGATGTAGCTGGTTCCATTGCACAGCGACAAGCACCCGGTCTCGAACTTCGACCCCATGTCCTTGAGGTGTCCGATGGTGTCGCACCCGATCGCCACGAACTTGTTGCGGGTGCTggagaacttgtagggcttggAAAGCCAGATTCTCGGGGACGTGCTGTTGAGGCGGCTGCCATTCTTGGCGTAGCAGTCACGGGCTATATGGTTATTGACGACCACCAGACCCTGGAAAAGCAGGATCTCTTCGACATCGATGTTGCCACTGCCAAGGAAGGCCTTGGGAGGGTTGAAGGATGTGTCGCATGTGATTCCAAAGCCTTGGAGGAAGCAGCCTTCGCCGATGCCGAAAGGGTAGGGGATGCTGACGTTTCCGCACTTCGCCTGGCAGCCGGACCGAGCGATATGCCGTGCTCCTGATGCTGCTGCAAGGCTCGCCAACTGAACAAGAAGCGCTGCTTGCCAAACCATTCTTAATTTCTAGCTTCTTCCTCACAAGGGGCTAACTGCTGCTCCGTTTGCGGATCTATTTTGGGCTATGGTATCCTTTTAATTGACACAGCTCCGGCGTCACGGCTGCGTGCTCATTTGATTGCGAAGAATAGTCGACGGCTGCCCCACTCAGGCGACCTCCATTATCATCATAGCCCGGCAAATCAATTCCCACAGTGCCAGAACGACGCTATCGCTAAAGGCGAAGTATGACAGCGATGGTGTTCTGATCAAAGTACGAGTAATTTATATTAAACAAGGTGCGACGAAGACTTCAAAGTTTGATGTTTACTTTTAGTCCACCTAGAGTATTTCTGGCCGTCAGATTCGGTGAGCTTCTATGGATGGATGTCTTGGATCCTCCGCGTGTTTTGCATGGGTTCGGGTTGGTGAACCTCCCGAGCAAAGGAAGGCAGACTGATCTTCCTCAACAATGTGCGCACGGCTCTTAAGGCACTCGAAACTTTTTTTATCGATCTATCTACACATATCTCGAAATAACTATTGTATGATCCAATGGTGGAcgtatggaaaaaaaaaaaaaaaaaaagctatatatatatggatggtTAATACATCACCTATCTTGAAGATAATATAGATCAACTTATGGGGTTCGTCGAGCTAGCTTGTTTGGTATGCCAATTAGATCATCCATCCAAATGTGCACCATCCTTTATTCCTCTGTAATGCATTATAAAGGATCCAAACTCATGAGAATTCTCATGGAAAAAAGATTTCACGGTCGATTGGCTAGCTGCAATTACTAAATCTGATCATGCATAGCCTTATGAGCCACGCTTTAAGGTGTTCAAAGGCACTTGGGCGTTCACAAGTACTATTCCCGTCGTATGAACAAAGCTTAGGGATTCGGAGAAGAGTATATATAGAGGATAAACAGCATGCTACGGGGTAAATATCTGGAATTGGAGGAATAAGTAGAGCATCAAATGGAGTACTTCCGGAATATCTGGAGGACCACCCCCGGCCCACTGAGGAGATCAGTTACTTTGAAGATGGATAAAATATGGATGTGGATAAAAAGGATACCATCTTCTAGAAGCTTTCGTTATTTTTATGCCAATAATTGAGGCACAAAGCCCCAATCGGCTTAAATCAAGTGATGGTCGACCAAAGTCCCGCGAGGCTAAAGTCTTCCATTGGGGTCCATCAAAGAATAGAAACCTGAAGATAATTTCAAACTAAGGAATATTCACGGTGATGCAATACGTAAGTTGAGCGGGACAGCAGAGGagaagataaaacatgagttcttGGGTAGACGTTCACCGATGAATAAAGAACCAATGAAAAAGGGAGTGAATTGAGACTCGCTCTATCCTGTCTACTATTACTAGTTAGGTGGCCATCAGAGGTCAACAATAAGAGAGGTCAACAAAAAGAGAGGCCAACAAATTAAAGAGAGGTCacaaaaattcatcaaaaaaagagagacgTCAACAAAAACTGCCAGAAATGGCATCTTTTGCTCAACAAAGATGACCTATGTATAACCCtcctttttgaaaaagaaaaatgggggGTTAAGAAAGGCCTTTCAGGTGGATCTTAAGGTATTGAATGGCTTCTGATCTGGCCTGTATATTTTAGATTTGCTATTGGTTAGGATTTTGTGTTAGTCCTTGTTATATATAGTTAAATGTTGGTCTCCACATCATTAAATCTATTTCTCTACacgcttatatatatatatatgttttgcaTGCAATTGTATATAAATACGTAAACAGCTAGAGATTAAGATGTCaaatgatcatcaaaatcaagagATGAGAAACAACATTTTTAGTTAATGAAATATTGGTCAATCTGAGGTAGACCTGCAGAAACTATTCTACAACATCTAGATTCAAATCTTACATAATATTGCATCAAAAAAGTTGCAGATTCAAATCTCAGTTGATGAACTTCTTGGATAATACTTGCTAATACAAGTTGTTAAATGGTCCCAAAATCACACCAACATCCTTATCTGAGAATAAACGTATAGAACATGCGGCAGATTAAATTCGAGAGCAATTTGATTCAATCCAATCATCGCGAGATGTCGAAGGACAGCATGATGTTCGAGGAAGAATCACCCTCACCAAAGGTACCACTTGTGGAGCATTCAACTACCGTCAACAAACGGTCTCCCTCTTCTTCGTTCTTTTCAACCCAAGGATGCTTGCTGGATGTTCTCAGCCCCTCCAGCTCCATGGCGACTTCCTTCATCGCAGGTCTTTCTTCCCACTTCAAGCTGAGGCATCGGGTCGCAAGCTCCGCAACTCCTAGAAGCAGCTCAGGAGATCCTTCTTGGACCAAACGTTGCTCCAGAATTTGGTGAAGACGGCCTTCCTTTACATGAGAACCGAACTGCAAGGCGAGATTGGTGAACTCCATAGATTTTGCTGGTACTACTGGCTTCTCCCCCGTGAGGAGCTCGACCAGAACCACCCCAAAACTGTAGACATCACTCTTGTCGGTGAACATGCCGGTGAGGAAGTACTCAGGATCCACGTATCCAAAGGTCCCTCGGATCAATGATTCAAATGCTTTCTGATTGAAGGGAACCAGCCTCGAAGTTCCGAAATCAGATACTTTCGCCGTGTAGTTCTCATCCAAGAGTATATTGCTGGGCTTGACATCTCTGTGAATAATAGGCACGGAGGCTGCGGAGTGCAGGTAAGCCAGCGCTCCTGCTACTTCTGCTGCGATCCTCAGACGGCACTCCAAGGACAGCGAGGCTTTGCCACCTTCACTGTGTAAGATGTGAGCGAGGGATCCATTGGGCACGAATTCAAAAACGAGCAGTGGGACTCTGGTTTCCAGGCAGCACCCCAAGAGCTTCACCACATTTCTATGGTTGATCTGGGAAAGAACCACCACCTCATTTATGAACACCTCGATTTCGCTATCGTCAGATATTCTGGATTTCTTGATCGCCACTATTCTTTTGTCTGGAAGAATTCCTTTATAGACTGTCCCAACACCTCCCTGGCCGAGGATGCGGCTCTCCAAGTAGTTGTCGGTTGCTGCTAAAAGCTCCTCTTTGGTAAACATCCTTGTCACTGGGGCACTACCCTTTAGTGAagagagttgctgctgtagcagaatacctccattttttttgaagaaCTTCTCCTTGAGCTTAATGTGTCTTCTCTTCTTGGTAATCAGATAAAGCAAAGAACTGAGGACAGCCAGAACTAAGAGACCAAACCCTGAGCCTGCAAGAATAAGTAGAGATAAATTGGAAGTTTATATACATATGAAACCAGGCTCTTTCACCTGCAATGAATGTCATGCACGAAGATCTAATAACACTTGGTTAATTTGGTTTGGTTTGGTTGTGTAGAGACCCTTACCTAGAACCCAGTGGAGGAGCTTGGACATAGATTTGCAGCcgcttccatttttcttgccatccCCATACATGTGCCAAGGACAATAGCAGGTATAGCTTCCTGCAGGGATATTCTCACATCTTTCTACGCAGGGTGAAGAtgtacattcatcaatatcTACAGAGTAGCCATCAAGATGTTAGTCAGAAAGAGTACTAAGATATTCCCACTTGAGCATGCAAGcagaaatctaaataacataAGTCAGTCACCAAATCTAACAAGTAAATGGTTCACCACCTTTACCCCTCTCCTCCACCGAATCTAAGATAATAAGGCTCCGTTTGAAAACATGGAATTgaggagaaaggaaaagaatggAATGGAAGGGAAAgttaaaaattttgatatttgaaagttttttaatggagggaaagaaaaagaaaaggagaaaatagGAGGGAATAGGAGGAAAAATTTTGGGCTCCAATTCTCCCATTTCTTTCCTCTCATAAGTGGAAAGATTTGGAGAGAAAGAAATTGaaacttaatatttttttataatacctATTTTACCCTTAAATTAAAAAAGTACTAAATTAAAAGGACAAATATATCCTAAGGCATCTTTTGTTTTAACCTTTCATATGTCATCTCCACCTCTATATACCCATATACTGCATCTCTATGGAAGAAATAAAATTTCGACTctttgggtcaaaaattgtagccgtGGACCCAATCTGACCCGACCTGATTTTCTAGTGGGTTGGGCCTGGGtctaaaattaggacccgaacaaggATCCAGATTAggtcggggtcactcatgaTCCGATCCATcccgatccatttgcacctCTACTCATAAGTATGCCCCTTTTAtaataagggtattttagtaaaAGTGTTAAAGAGGtatactttcttttcttttctctccaaaTTTTCAAACAAGAGGATGGAAAGTACTTTCTCTTTCCTCCTAAAACTCCCAAACAAGAGGAGAGGAAAATCTATtctattcctttcttttctttttcctccccaTTAAAGTtttccattcttttcttttctccccaaaaCTCCCAAACGGAGGGTAAGGATGAAAATCGGGGAGGATGCTTGATTGCTAGAGGGAGGTCTAATTTAGAGCTACTTAAATACTGAGAACTGGACTGTTTAGGACGAGCTTCGGCCTGATTTTTGAGCCCACAAAATCAGGCGAGTCTAAAATTTAAGCCCGACCATTAAACGAGCCGGGCACAAGTTTACATCAACGCAGCCCAAACAtgattttatataatatatattatatatattatatatattataatataatataaaatatatattatataatgtgataaaatataatataaaattatctcTTCAAGCACacctttctttttaattttgcaTCCTCACGCATGATCTCACAAGCTCTTGCACCACTCTACCCTAATTGTCGCCAACTTGAAAGGCTCCGAAGTatcttattatatatatatatatatatatatatatatatatatatatatataaattatatgatatctatctttacttgtttattcATTTTGAGCTGCGTATGAGCCAAAATCAAGCAAGCTGAGCCTAGCTCAATGTGGCTCATTTAACTTCcaagataaaaagaaaaatgactcGGCTCGGCTAGCTCAGAGGAAGCCGAGCTCAACTTGTTCTGAGCCAAGCATGACTTGGCTTACAACCTGCACGCTTATCTGCGAACCCTGAGCCCAATCTTGGATGTAAGTTTCACAACCCAAACTCGGTTTATCAAGTGGATCTCTAGTTTGACTGTTTGAGTAAGCTTGGCCATACCTTACCAAACTCCGAGGCTTGGGGTTGGCGATGGACCAAAAAGAGATGCCTGAGCTTGGTGAAAGAGATGCCTGACCAACTCAGAGAAGGACCAGTCCAACCATAACTTGGGACAGCGCACAAACATGCCCTCATTGCCCTGGTGTCCTGATCCAACCAATAAGAACTTCTGAGCTTTTCCAGAAAGTGGGATAGGAATTAGGCAACCCATTCCCAAGTCTTAAAAGGTGTGATCAGTCGAGTAATCAACACTCAAAATAAAATGAACGTGTTGTTGTTCTGCCGAGAGGGGAATAGCCCAGCGGATTATATATGGGTAGGCAAAGTAGTATTAGGCTATATTAGCTCAAGAATTCATTTAACCACACAAAGCCCAACCGTGATCTTCCTGATGCCTAGAGATTCAAATTCACGATCAAGGTTTGAATAGACATCAAAAAGTTGCAGAGTTTATAGTATTAATAAAACATGGTTGTCATTTGCATAGTctgattggattttttttttttaatgaaataactatTATTAGATGTTTTAATGGAACGATAACTAGCAGTAATGGAAAACTAGATAAAGTTGTGATCGGTAGTCACTATCTTCGGTTGAAAGAGTGGGATTCTATGAGTTGTACATGGTGTGCTTCGGAAATTATTCAAGCTATATATACCAGGAGCGGGAAGTTCAGAGGGATCTCTCTCATACAACAATTAATGAAAATATTCTAGATAATTAAACACCTGGCGAGACCTCCCAACCAAGATTTGAACCTCGGATGGAAGAGCACGGTGCGTATACTCAGTTTTGCCAAGTCAAGACTGAATTAGCGGTGAGGGCGACCTACACCGCTTACCGGATATGGCTGGCGCGAAACGCATGAACTTTTGGGGAGTGTACCTCCCTCcggaggtggtggtggagagGGCTAGGATGCTTGCAGTGGAGGTCTCTCAGGCGGACCACTCGGATAGACCTTTAACAGCTTGGGACATCTGGGGCTTTACATTTGCTCTTAGAGCGCCCCatatggtgtttttcacctgaaaGTCCCCACTCCTGAGTTTCCTCAAGATCAATTTCGATGGTTGCGTCCTGCAGGGCGGCGTGAGGGTTGGTGCGGGCTTTGTGGTGAGGAGCCCAGACTCTAAAGTGATTGCTGTCGAGGGTTGCCAGCTGTTTGACACCTCGGTGCCCGAGGCTGAGTTAAGAGCGGCTTGGTCTGGACTGTGTTATGTGCGGCATGCTTTGCATGCTAGGATGGTCCTCTTGGAGGGTGATTCTGCGACGATCATTGGGTGAATCCGACGGGCGTCGAGGGGGAGGGGATCAGTGATTACCATCCATTGCTGAGAGATATTTGGGCTATAGCTCGAGAGGGGCTAGTCATTTAGGTTAAGCATGTCTTCCGAGAGACCAATGAGGCTGCAAACTTGATGGATTCTTTTGCGGCCCACTACTCGGAGTACACCTATGGATGGGTGAGGTGGAGTTGCCTAGTGCTCTTCgagatattttgttttttgattttcttggctGTATCCATACACGTTTGGTATGATACTtccattttagcaaaaaaaacaaaaaaaaaagaagaagaagagagagaaaagaaagaaagaaagaaaaaaaaaaaagaccgggCTACCGGGAAGAGAAACGGAATTACCTTGGCATCCGTCTTCTAGATAAGGGTTGCGTTCAAATCCTTCCGAGCAATTGCAGCGGTATCCCCCTCCGTTGGTGGAGTTCACGCAGTAGCTGTTCTCGGCCTTGCACGCAAAACTCGTCTGGTTATTGCGAGCTTCCTCGCAGCTCTTGTCCCGTACGGCCCAGGACAGCGTCACCGGGATCTTTTCCGTGCTGGCAAGACGAGAGAAGCTGTCGACGCTAAAGTTTAGCCGTCTCTCATCAGCCAAGAAACCGTAGCTGCAAGGATTGAAATCCCAACACTTGGTGTGGTTTTGGTAGCTGTCGACGTGGACCTGGAAGGACCTGAGTTCATTTGGAATAAATGTTTCGCAGCAGCCGATGCCGTTGCAGGTCCCATTAGTGATGTAGCTGGTGCTATTGCACAGCGACAAGCACCCGGTCTCGAACTTCATCTCCATGTCCGCGAGGCGTCCGATGGTGTCGCACCCGATCGCCACGAACTTGTTGCGGGTGCTggagaacttgtagggcttgtAAAGCCGGATTCTCGGGGACGTGCTATTGAGGCGACTGCCATTCTTGGCGTAGCAGTCACGGGCTATATGGTTATTGACGACCACCAGACCCTGGAAAAGCAGGATCTCTTCGACATCGATGTTGCCACGGCCAAGGAAGGCCTTGGGAGGGTTGAAGGATGTGTTGCATGTGATTTCAAAGCCATGGAGGAAGCAGCCTTCGCCGATGCCGAAAGGGTAGGGGATGCTGACGTTTCCGCACTTCGCCTGGCAGCCGGACCGAGCGATATGCCGTGCTCCTGATGCTGCTGCAAGGCTCGCCAACTGAACAAGAAGCGCTGCTTGCCAAACCATTCTTAATTTCTAGCTTCTTCCTCACAAGGGGCTAACTGCTGCTCCGTTTGCGGATCTATTTTGGGCTATGGTACGTATCCTTTTAATTGACACAGCTCCGGCGTCACGGCTGCGTGCTCACTTGATTGCGAAGAATAGTCGACGGCTGCCCCACTCGGACGACCTCCATTATCATCATAGCCCGGCAAATCAATTCCCACAGTGCCAGAACGACGCTATAGCTAAAGGCGAAGTATGACAGCGATGGTGTTCTGATCAAAGTACGAGTAATTTATATTAAACAAGGTGCGACGAAGACTTCAAAGTTTGATGTTTACTTTTAGTCAACCTAGAGTATTTCTGGCCGTCAGATTCGGTGAGCTTCTATGGATGGATGTCTTGGATCCTCCGC is a window from the Phoenix dactylifera cultivar Barhee BC4 unplaced genomic scaffold, palm_55x_up_171113_PBpolish2nd_filt_p 000046F, whole genome shotgun sequence genome containing:
- the LOC113463060 gene encoding putative wall-associated receptor kinase-like 16 isoform X5, which codes for MVWQAALLVQLASLAAASGARHIARSGCQAKCGNVSIPYPFGIGEGCFLHGFEITCNTSFNPPKAFLGRGNIDVEEILLFQGLVVVNNHIARDCYAKNGSRLNSTSPRIRLYKPYKFSSTRNKFVAIGCDTIGRLADMEMKFETGCLSLCNSTSYITNGTCNGIGCCETFIPNELRSFQVHVDSYQNHTKCWDFNPCSYGFLADERRLNFSVDSFSRLASTEKIPVTLSWAVRDKSCEEARNNQTSFACKAENSYCVNSTNGGGYRCNCSEGFERNPYLEDGCQDIDECTSSPCVERCENIPAGSYTCYCPWHMYGDGKKNGSGCKSMSKLLHWVLGSGFGLLVLAVLSSLLYLITKKRRHIKLKEKFFKKNGGILLQQQLSSLKGSAPVTRMFTKEELLAATDNYLESRILGQGGVGTVYKGILPDKRIVAIKKSRISDDSEIEVFINEVVVLSQINHRNVVKLLGCCLETRVPLLVFEFVPNGSLAHILHSEGGKASLSLECRLRIAAEVAGALAYLHSAASVPIIHRDVKPSNILLDENYTAKVSDFGTSRLVPFNQKAFESLIRGTFGYVDPEYFLTGMFTDKSDVYSFGVVLVELLTGEKPVVPAKSMEFTNLALQFGSHVKEGRLHQILEQRLVQEGSPELLLGVAELATRCLSLKWEERPAMKEVAMELEGLRTSSKHPWVEKNEEEGDRLLTVVECSTSGTFGEGDSSSNIMLSFDISR
- the LOC113463060 gene encoding putative wall-associated receptor kinase-like 16 isoform X3: MEQHSAPLVRKKLERMVWQAALLVQLASLAAASGERHIARSGCQAKCGNVSIPYPFGIGEGCFLHGFEITCNTSFNPPKAFLGSGNIDVEEIQLLKGRVVVNKLIARDCYAKNGSRRNSTSTSIVLSKPYMFSSTRNKFVAIGCDTIGRLEDMESKFETGCLSLCNSTSYITNGTCNGIGCCETVIPKKLRSFEVYVSSFRNHTECWDFNPCSYGFLADEGRLNFSVDSFSRLASTEKIPVTLSWAVRDKSCEEARNNRTSFACKAENSYCVNSTNGGGYRCNCSEGFEGNPYLEDGCQDIDECASSPCVERCENFPPGNYTCRCPWHMYGDGKKNGSGCKSISKLLHWVLGSGFGLLVLAVLSSLLYLITKKRRHIKLKEKFFKKNGGILLQQQLSSLKGSAPVTRMFTKEELLAATDNYLESRILGQGGVGTVYKGILPDKRIVAIKKSRISDDSEIEVFINEVVVLSQINHRNVVKLLGCCLETRVPLLVFEFVPNGSLAHILHSEGGKASLSLECRLRIAAEVAGALAYLHSAASVPIIHRDVKPSNILLDENYTAKVSDFGTSRLVPFNQKAFESLIRGTFGYVDPEYFLTGMFTDKSDVYSFGVVLVELLTGEKPVVPAKSMEFTNLALQFGSHVKEGRLHQILEQRLVQEGSPELLLGVAELATRCLSLKWEERPAMKEVAMELEGLRTSSKHPWVEKNEEEGDRLLTVVECSTSGTFGEGDSSSNIMLSFDISR